The window TCCCAAACTCTTCTGCATCCCAACTGCAGAGAACAATTGTCCTTCGAGGATTCCACCCTGAGTTTTTCAAAATAGAGTATCGGCGAGCTATGTCAAGTAGCGTAGCAGTTCCACTATTGGGGTCCACTGCTCCATATGTCCACGCATCTCTATGGTTACCGAGGAGTACATAGCGATCAGGCTCTTCTGATCCCCTTATGACAGCAAAAACATTATAGATTGTCGCCAACTTTTTTTCTCCCTAACAAGATGAAgaagttatttaaatatatcaacACTAATAATATATCGACTATTACCAGCAAGATGAAAGACAAGAGAACAACAAGTTGCACCACTTATCAAAAGTCTTACTTTTTTTCCATCAATTTCTAAATAGATGTGCGAGGAAAAAGTAGTAGTGTGCTAATCAGAGTCAGAAGACACATTTGGGAAACTTTCCGTACAGATAAAATTAATGTACCAATTATCAGAAGGCTTTCAAAGTGACAATGTAAAAGTAATAAGCATTTTACACTGTAGTGCATCAGCACAAACATGTCAAGCCTTACAAACACATTCCAAGTCATTTTTGTCTTGCTCTTGGCAAAAATTGACAAAATTATAAAGCGACGCCACTTGTGAAATAACAGAATGATTCACAAGCTCACTAAATGTAGGTCTCTTCATCAACTTAGCACATGACATCATTGACCAATTTTGTGTTTTCCTGGCCAGGCGAGATGTTCAATTTTGTCATAGTTTTACTTGTATCATCATTTGTCTTTTGACAACACCTAGCAAGCAATCAGAAAGAATAACCGTATCTATTATCCTAAATCTCCCAAACCGGGCAAATCGGTTCACAATATCCACATAAGGCATACAGAACAATCTATGGTGTGAAACAAACAGAACAACAAAAACATACCCAGAGACCATGATACAACATATCTCACTGACCCACTTGCCAAATAAAAGTACAACCCAAGATCTTACCAtgacaaaataacaaaaaacaTAAGTGGTCCAAAAACAAACATAACAAACCTTGTAAGTGAAATTTAACTTAGTTGGGCCAGGACCAATTCCTTTGACAAAACTCTTTAGGCTTCCTTTCCACTCCTCAGGAACCCTACCCCCTTCCAGCGTCCTCATTATCTCCTCCGCTGTCTCCGACGACACCGGCATTGACGGAATCGCCGGAAACCTCTTTACAACGTCAGGATCATCAAACCCTAATCTCTCAGCATCCGCTACACTGGCCCACCCTGGCGTGAGTGGGTCCCCCATTCCATCCATCACGGTCCCCCTCTCCACTCCATTTTTGTAATTCGCTTCGGCTTCTGTGTACATTACAACCGCCGCCACTCCGTTCTTCGCCGCCTTCGTTACCACCGCGTTTCTCGACATATCGCCGCCGCGGCGCACGATAGCGACGCAGCCTTTGACGCTCACGCCCAGCGCCTCCAGCGCATTGTAGTCCTTGTCTCTCCCGTAGTTGACGAAGACGGCGGTGCTGTAAACGGAGCCGGAGGGGGAGTAGGCGTGGTAGGGCGAAACGACGTCGTTGGAGTGTGGCTCGGGGAGAGAGAAGTGCGTGGTGGTGGAGTTGGAGTGGGAGGAGAGTGAGGAGTGGAGAGGGTAAGAGAGGAGAGTTGTGTAGTTGGAGAGATGCgcggagagattgagagagatgaAGTGGGAGAGAACGAGAAGCGCGGTGGAGAGAGACGGCTGGGTTCCCGCGAGATGAGGGTGGAGAGTGAGGGAGTGGAGGTAGTCAGAGATAGTGTTGTTGTTAGAGCTGGAGAGAAAGGAGGCTGTGAGGGCATCCAGGGAGAGAGATTTGTGGTGTTGTTGGGAGAGAGGAGAGACgtggtggtggaggtggagagagaagagagagacgAGGAGGATGCAggagaagagagagaggagagtgCATGAGGGTGCTGTCGATGCGAGAATGATGGTTGACGGGAATGGCTGAGGCATGGTGGCGTTGGGCGGCGGAGGTGAGGCTGTTTCAGGTGGGGAGTTGAGAGGTTTTAGAATTTCAGTGGGCGTGAACACAAGTAGTGTGCAGTGTGTACTGTGTAGTGCCTAGtgcattttcagttttattctcTCAGTATCGTACGTGCTCTATATGGCCTTGTTTGGTTCACCGGGTTTACGGTGTTTAACTCTATTATCCGTTAAACTAAATTAAAGGTATTTTTCTATGATTTGATTTATCAtcctttaaaataaattatacaagtaCATTTCACAAAAATCTTAAAACGCTTATTAaatgatacaaaaaattatataagtatAAGTGAATGAGATGATAATAGTATTTCAGCTTGAaaaagcaaaaagaaaaaacttaTTTCGAACTTATTCCTGGTGAAAGTAATGATGAATTGGTACGTtgataattcaaaataattaggTAATGAAGATCTGTGCAAAGATTATATGATTGAAAAAGTGAGGGCACGTAGGATATGATTAGAAAGGATGTCAATTTATGAATAAAGTGATATCCAAATTATTTAAATGCAGATTTGATCAAGCTCAAATCAATAATAGTTCTgcaattttatacataaaagtTAAATTAGTTGTTTTCCTTGTAGCCCCCACCTGTAATTTGTTTAGTGGAGCGGAATCTTTGATCCTCatatttgttttgtattttaataaattttatatttattttgtatataattaattttatcatcAATTCATTTCATAGGAACAAACGCGACTAGAGTACGAATAATAAAAATTCAGGGTCGCCTGATCACCGAGCGGGATCAGATTAGCAAGCATTGAATTTGAAACTCTATTTCTCGTGCTTTgagtttgaattaaaatatatgtatcaagttattactccctccgtttcaaattacatgtccactttaaaaaaatcacacagttgtttaagaaaagtggttgtttACAAATcaattgcattaaatgaccaTAACATGTGGTATGaggttgatctaggaaatataaataggagatatgtggagtagaaataactttggaaatatgattttgcattgaaagttgaagtggacaactaatttgaaacaaatttttttttcaaaagtgaacatgtaaattgaaacggaggggaGTATCAATCCATATACAAtcttatatagttatattaatatattcatgATGTGAACATGTACATACACCTCTTTTCTAAAGTTATATTCACTCACATGACAATATGCGTGCACAGTAAAGTgagtaattttttaaattttcgagaCGGCCGAAGGATGGTATCTTTTAACTTGGACACTTCCTTTTGTTCCCGCTGTAGAAATCCTTTAACGTTGAGCCATATTGGCACTTGTAATTGAAGCTTGCAAATTATTCGAATAATAATCAGCCGACCTCAGTTtgattttgtgattttattcaaGGTTCCCTGGGAGTACGAGTACAATAGGTGGATCGCACTATCATATTCCAAGTGCTCTGTCTCGCTTATCCTGTTTACAAGAGTAACAAGCATAGTGGTAGTGCTAATCGTATAAAACTAACACAAGCTGACCAGAGTCCAAAACTATTATTACCGTATAGCCTTGGCAACTATCACTCTTTAACTTATGTAGAAAATGCAAAAGATGAAACTTTCCCTACCTTAACTGATATATCCAGATTGTACACTGATTACCTCCCGGGAGAATG of the Daucus carota subsp. sativus chromosome 4, DH1 v3.0, whole genome shotgun sequence genome contains:
- the LOC108218457 gene encoding probable glutamate carboxypeptidase AMP1, encoding MPQPFPSTIILASTAPSCTLLSLFSCILLVSLFSLHLHHHVSPLSQQHHKSLSLDALTASFLSSSNNNTISDYLHSLTLHPHLAGTQPSLSTALLVLSHFISLNLSAHLSNYTTLLSYPLHSSLSSHSNSTTTHFSLPEPHSNDVVSPYHAYSPSGSVYSTAVFVNYGRDKDYNALEALGVSVKGCVAIVRRGGDMSRNAVVTKAAKNGVAAVVMYTEAEANYKNGVERGTVMDGMGDPLTPGWASVADAERLGFDDPDVVKRFPAIPSMPVSSETAEEIMRTLEGGRVPEEWKGSLKSFVKGIGPGPTKLNFTYKGEKKLATIYNVFAVIRGSEEPDRYVLLGNHRDAWTYGAVDPNSGTATLLDIARRYSILKNSGWNPRRTIVLCSWDAEEFGMIGSTEWVEQNLATLDSKAVAYINVDCAVQGPGLFAGATPQLDDLLVEVTKKVKDPDSEYATVYENWASSNGGVYIGRLDRVDSDFAPFLHHAGVPSIDLYYGKDFPVYHTAFDSYNWMRNFGDPFFQRHMAVAGIWGLLALHLADDPIIPFNYLSYASQLKDYTSILSNLLEVSISLYPITAAIQEFEAAAKKAEDEAKKLREHETNGYNMPLKKRALNDRLMLAERGFLDTEGIQGSRWFRHLVYGPHRVGESRLSYFPSIVKAIFQSAGLPGGQAEIQHEIWRVARGIQRAAYLLNGEINIKL